One Primulina eburnea isolate SZY01 chromosome 4, ASM2296580v1, whole genome shotgun sequence genomic window, AAGAAATTTGGGGAGCAAAATTCATGGTAAGATCAATTTTTCATCTCTATTGGTTATACTCGTCTTCTTGGTATATTCTTGGGAGATACTGTTTGATAAGATCCAAGATAACATCATCTGGGGCCtctaatatatttaaatgaaggtGCAGCCTGCAAGGCAATTTAACTAATACGCCCTCATTTATGGCCAAATTTCCTTTTCAGTTGAAAATAAATCCTAGCTCTTCACTGTAGAAAGGCAAGCAAGGTGAAGTGATAATTTAATACGTCAATTTACAAACAAATTATGCACTTCGCACCTACTGATTTATTGTTCATAAAAGTTTTGAACCGATAAATCCCGGACAAACTCGAAAAAATGTTCAAATTCTATGAACAATTGTTCGAAATGTATATTTTACATCTATATGCACACAGTAATCTGGATGGCCCTATCCAGATATTCATTCTTACACGTAGATATAACAAAATGGACAAATTAATAAAAACTGTATTATTGGAACCATATTTAGGATCTATCAGAGTTTTCTGATGTGCATTATACATCCATTCGCTGAAAAATTGACAGATATCCAACTTCTTTAAAGCGTGTCCCTTGTAACCACATATTTCCATTAGCTGAAAAATTGACAGATATCCAACTTCTTGAAAGCACGTCCCTTGTAACCACATATTTTCTCAAATGTATAGCTGATGTCGAGTGTTGCAGGTGGAGGGGTCGAGTCTTCTTGCAACCACTGAATAAAAGATCGAAAGTTTATATTATCGGATACACTGATAATGGTGGGGAACTGAAGGCATAAGGAAGAGCCATGTAAAATAGTGGATTAGAGTCACTTGTTTGCCGTAGTTGACTCGATACTACTTTCTATTAGGCTGGTTGGACGTTGTTTTCAACAGTGTGTTTGAACAGACTTCATTTATGTATAGGTCGTCTTTGTAAGTTCTGTAATAATGTTTGCGACACGTTTTCGAACTCTGGGAAATCAAGAATATAGCTTTTTACTTTCGGTTTTTTCTTTGGaaaagttggtgaaaaatccccaatcaaaacatttttttGGGTTCACTCTCTATCCACAAAATTGTgatactatgtcatacaaaacaTGATACATTTCATGtgaaaatgtggtactaaaaaagtattcagggactgaacacaaaaaaaatcgacggTTGAAGACTGAAAGTCGattttccatttttctttttctattgGAGCTTTATTTCCtcatcaaaattttgaaatgaataAAGAAACAAAGTAGTCCCACCACGTTATGCTGTAGACCGGAGAAGGGAAATGAATGACAAAGCTCCAAACAAGCTGAACCCGTTATTTCGACAGCTGATTATTACAATTTGTCTGTTGAATTATTACCCCACGTTGTTTTGAATCCCAAGTGTTCAAGTACGAATTTATTACAAGAACTTTCTACAGTAACTATGTCCAAACCTCTCGGTTCCAATCCAACATCGAAAAAGGAGGATAAAGGAACGTAGCAGAAACTCCACGGTATGCTCAAGCCACAGGACAGATTTCCTCCAAACTGCAGAACAGAAGGTTCATGAAGATAATCAGCTCGAACATTCATTACACACAATGGTTTCGAAAATTTTTACGTTCATTTCGACGAAAGGTTACCTTGTCCCCAAGTGTTCAATTATATCAGTAGTTAGAGTAGATCTTCTTTTACTCTCAAATGCGAGTGAAGCAGCTTTTCTTAACAGAACAGAACCTGCAATACACCCCAGTACCATCGGACTGGCGCCCAGCTTCTCTACAGCGTCAGACTGCCGTGCCCAGGAAAGAAATACTGCAACACTGGAAAGAAAATCAAACACGAATGTGAACTCTTATGGTAACTCGGGGGAAAATTTTGAACTTGTAAGAAGGGAGAATGAGCTAGAATCCGTTTTATCAatcaaacaaaaacaaaactaaAAAATGAATGATAAGGTAAATATAGCCAATTTACACCACAAGATTTTTTGAATGAAAATTAGGAAAATGTAAAACCTAGGAAATTATATTGCATTAACATGAGAATGCTGAAGATGACCGACGCTTACCTGCCAGAAAGTATATCACCCTGGCCACCACAGCGTCGGGGAGAACCATACAAGTCGACGGCACTAACTGTACAGATGATAACAGATATTAAAATACCTCATACTAGAGAATTTTGAGTTCCACCATAACACAGACAGTCTCACAGCAATGGATCTAACAAGAAAAAGATTTGGCAATACAAAATATGATCAAACCCAATACTCTTGACATGATAGACTGGCGGCTAAACTAAAGCAGACGCGTTCATATAATGGAATTAATGAAGAATGTTAACACCACGAGTCATGAAAAAAAAACTGATAGGACCTGAAATTGTAACAATTGACACTACTTCGAGGAGTGTTAAAACTCCCATAAATTGTAGAAGAGGAGACCAAAAAGAACAAGGTGGGGGAACTGCATAAGAGGGAAGAAAGCTTGGAGAAAGGGCAACTCGCAAATATTCGGTGCCCTCCAAATGTAACGATTTAACACTGACATATTTGTATTTTCTAACATCCTAACCAAAAACAATTTCTACTAATTTTACCTAATTACAATAATCTGTCCAACACAAAACTACTAGTTGTTTGTTATAATTCTCAATCAAAATACGTATCAAAGACACACAATTTTATAGCTCAAAAACCATCATCGTGCATTTAGGAAATATCAGAGGCACTACACTAATAGTAAACTCAAATAAAATGAATCTTTTGGGTCCCACCCCCAATAGGATCCCAATGCTTTGTACCACTTTTATGGCACGACAGATTTGGGGTTAACCCGAGATGAAAGTAGAAAAGACAGCCATGCAGCCATCCAATACACGTTTGAGACTAAGGCATGGATGATGATTATTACACAACCCATTCTTACAAAACAATGAGGACATGTAGCAAAAGCTATATATAGAAGAACTTTAAGCACAAATGAGCACTCAATAAGCTATTAgagagtaaaaaaaaaaaagagaagttAAACACAAATAGAAGAGAAAGGACCACAACATACGCAAGTAGGTATCACACAGAGAAGATGAAGTAGAGGAAAATGAGAAAAAAGTGACTGAATGTAGGGGATTTAATCAAATTTAGTGTTTGATTATCAGTAGAAAGGGCAACAATGAAGTATCATGAAGCCGATTGGAGTTTAACTAGCCCGTTTCACCACCACGACTCTGGATTATAATGACGTAGCTTCCGCAGCCAATTAAGGCCCCATAATTTGCCTATTTACACTTACCGAGTGATTCCTATAGTTTCAACTAATATACAGCATTGAAATGTTAGGGATAGCAGCATCGTTTTCTTCTTTGTTCAggatataaatattttgttcAAAGTACCTGTTTGTCCATTGCTGATGTAGTCTGATCCTCCTTTCCTCAAAATCGTCACGCCACCTATTCTGATCAAGAAGAGTTTCTATTTTTTGTTAGTGATAATATGCCACTTCTCATCTCCTAAAATCACCCACTAAAACCATATctttttatttgatcaattataaACGACGCAGATGCATAATAAATCTTGAAGGAGGGACAAATAAAAGGCTTGTAAATAGGCATGAAAAAATTATCACTTACCTATGTTCTATCCTAATAGGAACAATACTACAGAACAACCAAAAACAAGGAATAGTGGGGGCAAGATTACTGACCCTTCTGCAAGAGAACTTAATTGTTTAGTTCCATTATCATCATTTACTTCACATTGTAAAACTTTCTGAACAAGGCGCTTGTACTCATTAACATTTGGGGTCAGGACAGCCAAGGGATAATCACTGACCAGATCAAGAGAATTAGTTACAAGAGAAAGTCCATCCTGAGGAAACCAAAGGAAACAAGGGCAGGTTAAAATCGTCAAGATTTGACAATGGATATTTTGAAGAAATGAATTTGTCTTTTTTAACACGTACTCCATCTATAACCATTGGGATATTGGATTCCTTAGCATGCTTCATTATATCACTCACACAACCCTGCAAACAGACCCGATATCTTTTTATTGGAAACATGAAGCAGGAAATGGTCAAAAAGAAAGGAAAGGGAAGGAAGGGAAATTGTTTATTTCACAAAACACCAAGACTGTATAATGGGTCTGATTCAAAGACATTGAAGTAGAGAACTGGGTTGATTGTAAAACTTCATCATATTCTCTGCCACATTGAAACTCAAGAAGTTCAACTGAAGCAATCACTAGATTAAGTGTTAAGGATTAAAATATATCATCAGACTAGTAAATTAACATCCTGGAGTTATATTATGTGTAAAGTATTTTTCTCTATAACGACGCACCAGGAGAAACGGGTCCCTCCCAAGGCCTGGACCAATTACGAGACAATCAAATCTTTCGATCCACTTATCAACCTCTGCAACAACTTTAGCAGATGTTGATTTCCTATCCTCGTCCCTGAGTAAAGCATTTCATAACCTTGAGGCCACTAAGAAAAGGTTACATGTcgacaacaaaaaaagaagatCGATACACTAAACTAAAAATTATTGCTGGTGTAACGTTCACCTAACGTTGTATGATTCCTCAAGTATAGGGTGTACAATTAACTCAGGACTGTAACTTTTAATAACTGCAGCAGCATCCTGTGTGCAGAAAACGTGGGACAAATCTGCACCCTGCAAAACATAAATAGACTCGGTTCGAAATTATGGAATATAATTGTTTTATACAAAAAAGAAACTATTAAATTCCCGAAACTACAGAAGTAACTGAACTTTAGAGGTTAGGAAAATGAAGAAAAGAAGAGAAGACAAAGCAAAGTGAGAATGGACTAACAATTTTTAGAGCTGAAATAGCTGAAAAATATGGGGCACCAGTGTATTCACGACAACCACCGACGACTGCTATCTTCCCTGGTAAGTAGTCAATGCATTCATGTTATGAATCAGGATACATTTACCCAGATAATGAGATCCAACCATAGAGTGGAATGTGAGTAGTCATACATACTCTGTTCAATTTTCCGAAGTAAATAGAAAATAATAAGCTCTGAGTACAAAAAACTCACAGCAAGAACATTTTCACCAAGTCTTAGAGATCATACTACACTTCAAATCAGTAAAAACTGTCCCACACCCCAAGAAATAAACCAAGTGCAAAAAGTGCCAGATCATGGCAGAGCACTAAGTTATAGTCTAACATTACAATCGATCTGGCTTAATGACGATAGATGAAATTTGTTGGATTAGTTACCATCTACATAAGTTCATCGAGACTCCAACAACTTCATGTTAACGTTTCTAATGTTCCATCACTGCTTAAGAATTTAGAGCCCACAAACATTGGATAGTTCCTCTCCTCTCCAAAACAACCAAATAGCTTAAACCGTGATGAAATTGTTTCAAGTTGAAAACAAGGGAAAAAAATTGAAGAATAAGGCCACTGTCAACATTAAAGCACATTGTTTATATAGAAACTTTTCCACTGCAGTTTCCTTTTCTTGCCCTCATACAATTCAATAAATTCTATACACCTTATGTTAATAATAAGACACGCCTAACACCCAAAACATGACTGGGGATTTATACAAAACCTTGcacaaattaaaaacaaaaatcgaAGGAACAATAATAAACCTGAGCTCTACCCAAAAAATCACACTGAAACTAAAACAATTGAAGGGCACAAAAAACGAAACCCCAAATATGTCTACAGAATAAATACTGCGAAAATTTGGTAGCATCACCAGCTTGGCCTTTATGCCTAGAAGATTCAAGAGACGGAGTAACTGATCTCAAAATGTGAATAGCATCAGGCTCCGATACAGGGACGCCGCCACTCAATAAAGATTGCATTTTAACGGTGGTATCGCAAATATCCTTCTTGTTGCTTGTGTTGCTATATTGTCCTAAACACCTTATCAATAACTGTTGCCTCCTTAATACAGCATCCAACAAACCCACCATAAATTTCCCTCAGAACTACGAGTGCAAGAACCAAGtagaaaacaaataaaaaacagGAATACAGTTGGGTTTCTCGGGTTCGTgtaatatgttttatattttattcacgaataaaaaaaaatgaagtttCTCACAAAGTGTCTTGTGTCAAATCAAACGGGAAGAATCAAGAAagtgataataaaaaaaaaaaaaaaaaaaaaaaagacagatGCGCAGTGTGTGTTGCGGGGTGGAACTTAGGGATGGCAATTTCCTCCGAATCCGTTGGAGAATCCGATACCCGACTCGAATTAAAGAGGGTACGGAGGGATTTTTAGACTCAATTAAATAATTGGGTAATCGAGTATGAGAATTTTCGGGTTTGGGTATAGAGACGGATTTGATATAATCCGACACACGTCCTACCCGAATATccgtttaaattaatatataaataaatatatatatatatatatgtatgtatatatgtattatatatagtaattatatttatttatattaaagattcattttctaaattcaagtaaatcgatactttttctttttattttatatatatatatatatgtatatatataataattatatttatttatattaaaga contains:
- the LOC140830703 gene encoding ATP-dependent (S)-NAD(P)H-hydrate dehydratase isoform X2; the protein is MLPNFRRKIAVVGGCREYTGAPYFSAISALKIGADLSHVFCTQDAAAVIKSYSPELIVHPILEESYNVRDEDRKSTSAKVVAEVDKWIERFDCLVIGPGLGRDPFLLGCVSDIMKHAKESNIPMVIDGDGLSLVTNSLDLVSDYPLAVLTPNVNEYKRLVQKVLQCEVNDDNGTKQLSSLAEGIGGVTILRKGGSDYISNGQTVSAVDLYGSPRRCGGQGDILSGSVAVFLSWARQSDAVEKLGASPMVLGCIAGSVLLRKAASLAFESKRRSTLTTDIIEHLGTSLEEICPVA
- the LOC140830703 gene encoding ATP-dependent (S)-NAD(P)H-hydrate dehydratase isoform X1, whose amino-acid sequence is MVGLLDAVLRRQQLLIRCLGQYSNTSNKKDICDTTVKMQSLLSGGVPVSEPDAIHILRSVTPSLESSRHKGQAGKIAVVGGCREYTGAPYFSAISALKIGADLSHVFCTQDAAAVIKSYSPELIVHPILEESYNVRDEDRKSTSAKVVAEVDKWIERFDCLVIGPGLGRDPFLLGCVSDIMKHAKESNIPMVIDGDGLSLVTNSLDLVSDYPLAVLTPNVNEYKRLVQKVLQCEVNDDNGTKQLSSLAEGIGGVTILRKGGSDYISNGQTVSAVDLYGSPRRCGGQGDILSGSVAVFLSWARQSDAVEKLGASPMVLGCIAGSVLLRKAASLAFESKRRSTLTTDIIEHLGTSLEEICPVA